A stretch of Pseudomonadota bacterium DNA encodes these proteins:
- the dnaG gene encoding DNA primase has translation MIPDAKIAEIRERADIVEVIGEYVALKRAGVNYKGVCPFHADSDPSFNVNPARQFFHCFGCSASGDVFGFLQRVDGLEFMEAVERLAAKYGVELPKQQASAAARSADERAREAARRRRLVLEEATAFYEAQLATPAAAVAKKMLADRGIDDATAARYRLGYAPDAWDGLLEHLRGKRISPREAEEVGLAIPRKTGSGYYDRFRNRLVFTVTDPAGHPIAFSARSLGAGDADGAKYVNSPETPEYHKGRVLFGLHEARVAMSKAREAILVEGNFDVLSLARAGVENVVAPLGTALTEEHAALLRRRVEAVVVVFDGDRAGRAAAARAFPMLARAGLASYYVRLPDGEDPDSLVRKSGAEAVRETLSARRGLLDEIIRASAEAADGTVQDAARRIGKLRDFVYAVREPMERDMYLQRIAESFSVEPSFVFKHLRSPGAEAAEPSLRSARAGAGEPLGNPEDQELVGLLLDLPELCAEASASGAIGLLADPELRRIAEELAVKQRRKESLVAELMAGTEQSPAVTWLARRGMQRLFVDEAIGAQALQEIFRKMKKRRVDAQIDLIKQEIRRARTSGDDQKVLGLQRQKTELEKEVRDTELGFDKGRVAD, from the coding sequence GTGATCCCCGACGCGAAGATCGCTGAAATCAGGGAACGGGCCGACATCGTCGAGGTGATCGGCGAGTACGTCGCGCTCAAGCGGGCCGGGGTCAACTACAAGGGCGTCTGCCCGTTCCACGCCGACAGCGATCCGTCCTTCAACGTCAACCCGGCGCGGCAGTTCTTCCACTGCTTCGGCTGCAGCGCGTCCGGCGACGTCTTCGGCTTCCTGCAGCGGGTCGACGGGCTCGAGTTCATGGAGGCGGTCGAGCGGCTCGCCGCGAAGTACGGCGTCGAGCTCCCGAAGCAGCAGGCGTCGGCCGCGGCGCGCTCCGCCGACGAGCGGGCGCGGGAGGCGGCGCGGCGCAGGCGGCTCGTCCTCGAGGAGGCCACGGCGTTCTACGAGGCGCAGCTCGCGACCCCCGCCGCCGCGGTCGCGAAGAAGATGCTCGCCGATCGCGGGATCGACGACGCCACCGCCGCGCGCTACCGCCTCGGCTACGCGCCGGACGCCTGGGACGGGCTCCTCGAGCACCTGCGCGGCAAGCGGATCTCGCCGCGCGAGGCCGAGGAGGTCGGGCTCGCGATCCCGCGGAAGACCGGGAGCGGGTACTACGACAGGTTCCGCAACCGCCTCGTGTTCACCGTCACGGATCCGGCGGGGCACCCGATCGCGTTCTCGGCGCGCTCGCTCGGGGCGGGCGACGCCGACGGCGCGAAGTACGTCAACTCGCCCGAGACCCCGGAGTACCACAAGGGCCGCGTGCTCTTCGGGCTGCACGAGGCGCGCGTCGCCATGAGCAAGGCGCGCGAGGCGATCCTCGTCGAGGGGAACTTCGACGTGCTGTCGCTCGCCCGCGCCGGCGTGGAGAACGTCGTCGCGCCGCTCGGCACCGCGCTCACCGAGGAGCACGCCGCGCTCCTCAGGCGCCGCGTCGAGGCGGTCGTCGTGGTGTTCGACGGCGATCGGGCGGGAAGGGCCGCGGCGGCCCGCGCGTTCCCGATGCTGGCCCGCGCCGGCCTCGCCTCGTACTACGTCCGCCTCCCGGACGGCGAGGACCCGGACAGCCTGGTCAGGAAGAGCGGGGCCGAGGCGGTGCGCGAGACCCTGTCGGCCCGGCGCGGGCTGCTCGACGAGATCATCCGCGCCTCGGCGGAGGCCGCGGACGGGACGGTCCAGGACGCGGCGCGGCGCATCGGCAAGCTCCGGGACTTCGTCTACGCGGTCAGGGAGCCGATGGAGCGGGACATGTACCTCCAGCGCATCGCGGAGTCGTTCTCGGTCGAGCCGTCCTTCGTGTTCAAGCACCTGCGATCGCCCGGCGCCGAGGCTGCGGAGCCGTCCCTTCGTTCGGCGAGGGCCGGGGCCGGGGAGCCGCTCGGAAACCCGGAGGACCAGGAGCTCGTCGGGCTCCTGCTCGACCTGCCCGAGCTGTGCGCCGAGGCGAGCGCGTCGGGCGCGATCGGGCTCCTCGCCGACCCGGAGCTGCGCCGGATCGCCGAGGAGCTCGCGGTCAAGCAGCGGCGCAAGGAGTCGCTCGTCGCCGAGCTCATGGCGGGCACGGAGCAGAGCCCGGCGGTGACGTGGCTCGCGCGGCGCGGCATGCAGCGGCTGTTCGTCGACGAGGCGATAGGCGCCCAGGCGCTCCAGGAAATATTTCGAAAAATGAAGAAACGGCGTGTCGACGCCCAGATTGATTTGATCAAGCAAGAGATCCGAAGGGCGCGTACATCGGGGGACGATCAGAAAGTCCTCGGGCTCCAGCGTCAAAAAACCGAATTGGAAAAAGAGGTTCGGGACACCGAACTTGGTTTTGACAAAGGACGCGTTGCGGATTAA